From a region of the Lactuca sativa cultivar Salinas chromosome 4, Lsat_Salinas_v11, whole genome shotgun sequence genome:
- the LOC111911800 gene encoding 60S ribosomal protein L9, which yields MKTILSSETMDIPDGIEIKIKAKIIEVKGPRGTLTRNFKHLNLDFMLITDEETGKKKLKVDAWFGSRKTTAAIRTALSHVGNLITGVTQGFRYKMRFVYARFPINASISNTNSAIEIRNFLGEKKVRKVDMLDGVTVVRSEKVKDELILDGNDIELVSRSCALINQKCHVKNKDIRKFLDGIYVSDKRKIEEGDN from the coding sequence ATGAAGACGATCTTATCATCAGAGACGATGGACATCCCTGACGGCATCGAAATCAAAATAAAAGCCAAGATCATTGAAGTGAAAGGACCACGAGGAACCCTAACTCGCAATTTCAAGCATCTCAATCTCGATTTCATGCTCATTACTGATGAGGAGACCGGGAAAAAGAAGCTGAAGGTTGATGCGTGGTTCGGATCTCGCAAGACCACCGCCGCCATCCGTACTGCACTTAGTCACGTCGGCAACCTAATCACCGGTGTTACTCAGGGGTTCCGTTACAAGATGAGATTTGTGTACGCTCGCTTTCCAATCAACGCTAGCATTAGCAACACCAACTCTGCGATTGAAATCCGTAACTTTCTTGGTGAAAAGAAGGTGAGGAAGGTGGATATGCTTGATGGAGTGACTGTGGTCAGATCCGAGAAGGTTAAGGATGAATTGATACTTGATGGAAATGACATTGAACTTGTTTCTCGATCATGTGCCCTAATTAACCAGAAATGTCATGTGAAGAACAAGGATATTCGAAAGTTTCTTGATGGTATTTATGTTAGTGACAAGAGAAAGATAGAGGAGGGTGACAATTga